From Pseudodesulfovibrio nedwellii:
TTTTCTGGTTCAAACCAATAATACAGGCGATAAGCAGTGCAATAACCATGATAGACAAGGAGGGAAAAAACCGCAAAAGCGGCTCCAGTCGTTTACGAAAAATACGACGCAGGATAAGACCGTCCAGCATGGGAAAAACGACAATCCAGAAAACGGATTGCACCATTGACCAAAAATCAATGTGTACCTGTTTATCAAGAAGCAGGTAGATAATAACGGGGGTGAACAATGGAGCCAGACAGGTGGAAGCCAGAGTCAAAGTGACCGACAAAGGGACATTGGCACGGGCCAGATAAGCAATCACGTTTGAAGCGGTTCCACCAGGACATGCTCCTACAACGACCATACCAATGACCGCCTCAGCAGGCAGTCCAAGAATAAAAGAAATACCGACAGCTAACACAGGCATGAGCACATACTGCATGAACACTCCAAGACCGACCAGATGCCACTTGCGCAGGATCTCGCGAAAGTCTCCAAAATCAAGCGTCAACCCCATGCCAAACATAATCACGCCTAAACCAAGAGGGATATGCGGCTTGATCCAAATAAAAGACGGAGGATAAATCAGGGCTATTCCTGACAACAAAACTGTGATGAGAATAAAATATTTTTCTATGAATCTAGGAACGACTTCCAACATCATGGACTGACACCATATCCTTTACAGAGAAGTAAAGCGGGTTGCGACAAAAAGCCAATCGAGCTGGAAGATGTAACTATATGATGAGAAGATGGCTGTGAAGAGTTGACGAACCAGCAGGAACGCTGTAAGTATCCGTTTCCCGAATGAGGGAAGCCGGATGGCGGTTGCGCTGAGAACTCCGTCAGATCCGAAAGGAAGCAGCGGTATTGGTTGCTGCCGGGTGTCCGGTTTCCACTCAAAGGCGCGTTCGATCATGAACGCGCCTTTTTTCATGCGCGATCAACGGCATCCGATCAAACCATGCGCTTTTCCAAGTCCTTAACCAAGACCAAAGCTTTCTTAAAATCATATTCTGCGATGAGTTTCAGCATCCGTACGACATCATCATGCAATTCTCCGGGCCATACAAGCACTTGAACGTCTTTTGCCTTCTTCCGACATACGACAGGGGCCCCTTCGGACAATGGCACCTTGAGAGCCTCCAGCGACGCCAGTAAATCAGCAGCATCAGCGACCTCGCCCACCTGTTTGAGGACAGTCTTGGTGCCTTCTATTTCCTTAATCACTGCAATGCTCTGCATT
This genomic window contains:
- a CDS encoding bile acid:sodium symporter family protein is translated as MLEVVPRFIEKYFILITVLLSGIALIYPPSFIWIKPHIPLGLGVIMFGMGLTLDFGDFREILRKWHLVGLGVFMQYVLMPVLAVGISFILGLPAEAVIGMVVVGACPGGTASNVIAYLARANVPLSVTLTLASTCLAPLFTPVIIYLLLDKQVHIDFWSMVQSVFWIVVFPMLDGLILRRIFRKRLEPLLRFFPSLSIMVIALLIACIIGLNQKTLLAFPALVLLAVILHNGIGLVAGYGLARLARCSKRDARTLAIEVGMQNSGLGVALAVKHFGAVSALPGALFSLWHNLSGVALARRWKNAQDSE